The Fictibacillus arsenicus genome contains a region encoding:
- a CDS encoding copper amine oxidase N-terminal domain-containing protein — translation MKGILIFLFTFFIVFGLSSITQAADNIKVQINGSLVNFDTQPFAEGGRVLVPLRGVAEELGAEVNWYPATNGITIKNGMKYIHFKLNSKLVLINGEETIIDVAPAAKNGRAFLPLRFIGEQFGSEVKWSPKEQTAYIFKGELTTLLKPFYKGMPLNKIDKLVEKIDYWDLAYGEGSLTAKTKVYGKDALFLFYIKDHGLKNLQIAFEDSGDSLELGKYYSEKMKAELGAYILNKETYYDFTSEWNQYSKALATRYNLNTQKAEEGKVSVTINKVFE, via the coding sequence ATGAAAGGAATTCTTATTTTTTTATTTACCTTTTTTATTGTATTTGGATTATCTTCAATAACTCAAGCTGCAGACAACATTAAAGTCCAGATCAATGGCAGCTTAGTCAATTTTGATACTCAACCCTTTGCTGAGGGCGGCAGGGTGTTGGTACCATTGCGTGGGGTTGCAGAGGAACTGGGAGCTGAAGTGAATTGGTATCCGGCAACAAACGGTATAACAATCAAGAATGGCATGAAATATATCCACTTTAAATTGAATTCTAAGTTGGTTCTTATTAACGGAGAAGAAACGATCATTGATGTTGCACCTGCTGCTAAGAATGGCCGTGCTTTCCTCCCACTTCGTTTTATTGGTGAGCAATTTGGATCGGAGGTAAAATGGTCACCCAAAGAACAAACCGCGTATATTTTTAAGGGAGAACTTACAACTCTACTAAAACCGTTTTATAAAGGCATGCCTCTCAACAAAATTGACAAGCTTGTAGAAAAGATAGACTATTGGGACCTTGCGTATGGAGAAGGTTCATTAACAGCTAAAACAAAAGTTTATGGAAAGGACGCCTTATTCCTTTTTTATATTAAAGATCACGGATTGAAGAATCTTCAAATTGCTTTCGAGGATTCTGGAGATTCACTGGAACTTGGTAAGTATTATAGTGAAAAGATGAAAGCTGAATTAGGAGCATACATTTTAAATAAAGAAACATATTATGATTTTACATCAGAGTGGAATCAATACAGCAAAGCTTTAGCCACTCGTTATAATCTGAATACACAGAAGGCTGAAGAGGGAAAAGTGTCAGTCACTATTAATAAAGTGTTTGAGTAA
- a CDS encoding metal-binding protein, with product MSIHYTLMDVNGQLYKCEVPGRFGGNRKGEIYGKLDCTAAMRAIKKGGYVNQRVFFADEHKALAAGYRPCGTYLRRQYIQWKENR from the coding sequence TTGAGTATTCATTACACACTTATGGATGTGAATGGACAGCTTTATAAATGTGAAGTTCCAGGTAGATTTGGTGGTAATCGTAAAGGGGAAATTTATGGAAAATTGGATTGTACAGCTGCAATGCGTGCTATTAAAAAAGGCGGGTATGTAAATCAACGAGTATTCTTTGCGGATGAACATAAAGCATTAGCAGCAGGGTATCGTCCTTGCGGTACATACCTTAGAAGACAATATATACAATGGAAAGAAAATAGATAA
- a CDS encoding HNH endonuclease signature motif containing protein, with protein MNKADLIKSLCQFVESGDQASGNELINHQYPFKKIEYVKRTYSKALMLRVFMKDGFIDRYSGQKLIFPPVLRILSMNYPKEFPFHPNWKMSECHPAYWDLMPTIDHIVPITKGGDNMNENLVSTSMMRNSAKANFTLEELGWMLYPPGKLENWDGQLKWFIDLVNENSGYLQVPYIKEWFLAAKKI; from the coding sequence ATGAATAAAGCAGATCTAATTAAATCACTATGTCAGTTTGTTGAATCCGGAGATCAAGCTTCTGGTAATGAATTAATTAATCACCAATATCCCTTTAAAAAGATAGAATATGTAAAGCGAACTTATTCAAAAGCTTTGATGTTGCGGGTTTTTATGAAAGATGGATTTATCGATCGGTACAGCGGTCAAAAGTTAATATTTCCACCGGTGCTCAGAATTCTTTCGATGAACTATCCCAAAGAATTCCCGTTTCATCCAAATTGGAAGATGAGTGAATGTCATCCTGCCTATTGGGACCTCATGCCCACTATTGATCATATAGTACCGATCACGAAAGGTGGAGATAACATGAATGAAAATCTGGTGAGTACTTCTATGATGCGGAATAGCGCTAAGGCCAACTTTACCTTAGAAGAGCTAGGTTGGATGTTATACCCACCAGGTAAACTAGAAAATTGGGATGGACAGCTTAAGTGGTTTATAGATTTGGTAAATGAAAATTCCGGATACTTACAAGTTCCATATATTAAAGAGTGGTTTTTAGCAGCAAAAAAAATATAG
- the fabF gene encoding beta-ketoacyl-ACP synthase II, protein MFSVRRVVITGMGAVTPLGNTFEETWDAAVKGKSGIGMLTRFDCTHFSAKTAAEVKDFNLSDYIKVNERHRMDRFTQYAVASSIMAIKDAGIIPGKTIDQERIGVSFGTAIGGIESFEDTYRDLQEGGYQNLYPFSTTTVISNMAASQVAISLGAKGVNTCTVLSCASGSNAIGDAFRVIQRGEADVMIAGGSEASLTPLGIGAFCAMGAISTNPDPKSACRPFDKNRDGLVMGEGSGALVLESHESAIERDAVVYGEIVGYSTVSDAYHITSPAPGGEGAVRAMEGALLDSGLSKDDIGYINAHGTSTAYNDRFETAAIKTFLHNRAYEVPVSSTKSMTGHMMGAAGAVESIFTLMAIKTGLIPPTINLHTKDSDCDLDYVPNQTRKVSIKAALSNALGFGGHNTALIFQQFDGRY, encoded by the coding sequence GTGTTTTCGGTGAGAAGAGTTGTTATTACGGGTATGGGTGCTGTGACACCTCTAGGGAATACTTTTGAAGAAACTTGGGATGCGGCCGTTAAGGGAAAGTCGGGCATTGGAATGTTAACAAGGTTTGATTGTACCCATTTTTCAGCTAAAACCGCCGCAGAAGTTAAAGATTTTAACCTGTCTGATTACATTAAGGTGAATGAACGACATCGTATGGACCGTTTTACACAATACGCTGTCGCTTCTTCTATTATGGCAATTAAGGATGCAGGTATCATACCAGGTAAAACGATAGACCAAGAAAGAATTGGTGTTTCTTTTGGCACAGCAATCGGGGGGATCGAAAGTTTTGAAGATACCTATAGAGATCTCCAAGAAGGTGGATATCAAAACTTATATCCTTTTTCTACTACCACAGTAATCTCGAACATGGCGGCTAGTCAAGTTGCCATCTCTTTAGGAGCAAAAGGGGTTAATACATGCACAGTCCTTTCTTGTGCATCGGGATCGAATGCAATTGGAGATGCGTTTCGAGTGATACAACGAGGTGAAGCTGATGTCATGATCGCTGGAGGATCTGAAGCCTCTTTGACTCCATTGGGTATAGGTGCCTTCTGCGCGATGGGAGCCATTTCTACGAATCCAGACCCGAAAAGTGCATGCCGTCCTTTTGATAAGAACAGAGACGGGCTTGTTATGGGTGAGGGTTCGGGTGCATTGGTTCTAGAGTCACATGAATCAGCGATTGAAAGAGATGCTGTTGTTTATGGTGAAATTGTAGGTTATTCGACTGTCTCTGATGCCTACCACATCACGAGCCCGGCTCCAGGAGGAGAAGGTGCTGTAAGAGCGATGGAAGGAGCACTCTTAGATTCAGGATTAAGTAAAGATGATATTGGATACATCAACGCACATGGAACAAGTACAGCTTATAATGACAGGTTTGAGACAGCGGCAATCAAAACGTTCTTACATAATAGAGCTTACGAGGTTCCGGTCAGCTCCACTAAGTCGATGACAGGTCATATGATGGGGGCAGCTGGCGCAGTGGAGTCTATATTTACATTAATGGCAATTAAGACCGGTCTTATTCCTCCTACCATTAACTTACATACGAAAGATTCCGACTGTGACTTGGATTACGTCCCAAACCAGACGAGAAAGGTTTCTATTAAAGCAGCGTTGAGTAATGCTTTGGGATTCGGAGGCCATAATACCGCCTTGATCTTCCAACAATTTGATGGGAGATATTGA
- a CDS encoding PD-(D/E)XK nuclease family protein, which translates to MTITECPRCGSELKEDEREYLQEQEDNGVVIHVYSANVCQCGYMEQSEVIPEVIAQQGDDRLLLLYADDQARILDIKDWVIWPPMHVESLLGRGYWDKYTGNYDVKMLLSKARDNKAAFLETPNLFQFATSELSQDAFLCWLISWSLKTYESIDRPLCKAAFLFISEIFNRHQIPVPTIQTVTIKRQFKSLDILAIINDKFAILIEDKTYTKDHSYQLERYRESVQIAFPHLIQLPVYYKIADQSHYRSIEKAGYIPFTRNMMLDVLKKGKINGVKNDVYLNYLDHLQKLQDKIAAFRTKPVLDWDAYAWQGFYQELQREIKGDWGYVSNSAGGFWAFWWKSKRNKPYYLQLQEQTLCAKIVIEDKNKLKEFRLERLREILTESDMQRLSLRKPSRLRKGKTMTIAQRSDYIQMNEYGIIDLDRTILELKEY; encoded by the coding sequence ATGACAATAACCGAATGTCCACGTTGTGGATCAGAGCTGAAAGAAGATGAAAGAGAGTACTTACAAGAACAAGAGGATAACGGAGTAGTGATTCATGTATATTCTGCTAATGTTTGTCAATGTGGCTATATGGAACAGAGTGAAGTCATTCCAGAAGTGATTGCTCAACAAGGAGATGACCGACTGCTATTATTATATGCGGATGACCAGGCACGAATTTTAGATATTAAGGATTGGGTGATTTGGCCACCCATGCACGTTGAGTCCTTGCTTGGAAGAGGTTACTGGGATAAGTATACAGGTAACTATGATGTCAAGATGTTACTAAGTAAAGCTCGTGACAACAAAGCAGCTTTTCTCGAAACACCAAATCTATTCCAGTTTGCGACGAGTGAATTATCACAAGATGCTTTTTTATGCTGGCTTATCTCCTGGAGTCTGAAAACTTATGAATCGATAGACAGACCGTTGTGCAAAGCAGCCTTTCTTTTCATATCCGAAATATTTAACAGACACCAAATTCCTGTTCCGACCATCCAAACCGTTACGATTAAACGACAGTTTAAATCACTGGATATCTTGGCGATTATAAACGATAAATTTGCGATCTTGATTGAAGATAAAACGTACACAAAAGACCATTCTTATCAGTTGGAGCGATATCGTGAATCTGTGCAAATCGCTTTTCCACACCTGATTCAGTTACCTGTATACTACAAAATTGCGGATCAAAGTCATTACCGATCGATTGAGAAAGCTGGTTATATCCCTTTTACGCGGAACATGATGCTCGATGTACTTAAAAAGGGTAAAATAAATGGAGTAAAAAATGATGTGTATCTGAATTATCTAGATCACTTACAAAAACTCCAGGATAAGATTGCTGCTTTTCGTACAAAACCTGTATTAGATTGGGATGCATATGCATGGCAAGGTTTCTATCAGGAACTACAAAGAGAGATCAAGGGAGATTGGGGCTATGTATCGAACTCTGCCGGAGGTTTCTGGGCTTTTTGGTGGAAATCAAAGCGCAACAAGCCATACTATTTACAGCTCCAAGAACAAACTTTATGTGCAAAGATAGTGATAGAAGACAAGAACAAGCTAAAAGAATTTCGACTAGAAAGACTAAGGGAAATATTAACAGAATCGGATATGCAACGTCTATCCCTGCGTAAACCATCTCGATTACGAAAAGGCAAAACGATGACCATTGCCCAAAGATCTGATTATATTCAAATGAACGAATACGGTATTATAGATTTGGACCGTACTATTTTAGAGTTAAAAGAATATTAA